The following is a genomic window from Chthoniobacterales bacterium.
GGTCAAGGTCGATATCGTCGGCTACCAATTCGGGTGGGACATCCGCTATCCGGGTGCCGACGGCAAACTCGGCAAGATGGACGTGAAAAATTACTCGGTGGAAAACAAGTTCGGCCTTGTGGCGGACGATCCGGCGGGAGCCGACGATTTTTCCAGCACCGAGCTGGTCATCCCGGTCGGGAAACCGGTCCACCTTTACTTGCACTCCCGGGACGTCATTCACTCGTTCTATGTCCCCGAGTTCAGGCTCTATCAGGCCGCCGTGCCGGGACGCACGATCGCCTGGGTGTGGTTCCAGACCACGAAAACAGGCAACTTCCAACTCGCGTGCAGCCAGATTTGCGGGTCCGGGCATTACAACATGAAGGCGCCGATCCGCGTGGTCACGCAGGACGAATATGACAAGTGGCTCGCCGGCAAAAATGCCGCGCAGGCCGAAGCGGTGAAAGCAGCCGCGGCGGCGCGCGAGAGCAGCCGCACTACAGCTTCGAACGACAATCCGCCGGCGCAAACCGGCCTCGACAACACGGAGGAAAAACTATGAGCACGACAGCCACGACCTTCGATTCCGGTGCCGCCCACAAAGACGCGCACCATGGGAACCACAAGCAGAGCTTCTTCTTCACCTACATATGGTCCTTGGACCACAAGATGATCGGTCTGCAATACATGTGGACAAGTTTCTTCTTTTTGCTCATCGGCGGACTTCTCGCCATGGGTATCCGCTACCAGCTCGCCTACCCGGGCGTGGAAGTGCCTCTCGTCGGTCGTCTCCTCCCGTCGTCGATCGCCACGGATGGAATCATCCTGCCCGGAGGCTACAACATGTTTTTCACCATGCACGCCACGGTCATGGTGTTTCTCGTGGTCATGCCGCTCCTGATCGGCGGCTTCGGGAATTATCTCATTCCGCTCAAAATCGGGGCCGGGGACATGGCATTCCCCACGCTCAACGAGGTGAGCTACTGGCTTTACGTCACCTCGGGCATCATCATTCTCGTCAGCTTCTTCGTTGATGGCGGCGCCGCACAGTCCGGTTGGACGGCTTACGCGCCATTGAGTTCCACGCCGGCTTACATGAACCACACGCAGCTGGGCCAGAGTCTCTGGGGCATCGGGCTGTTCGTGAACGGCCTCTCCTCGATCGCCGGCGCTACCAACTACATCACGACGATTGTCAACATGCGCGCGCCTGGAATGACGATGTTCCGTCTGCCGCTCTCGGTTTGGTCGCTGTTCGTCACCGCGTTCCTTCTGCTTCTCGCCGTGCCCGTGCTTTCGGCTGCGGCCGCCATGCTTTTCTGCGACCTGAACTTCGGAACGACATTTTTCGCCGCGCAGGGCGGGCAGCCGCTGCTCTGGCAGCACCTGTTCTGGTTCTTCGGCCACCCGGAGGTTTACATCATGATCCTCCCGGCCATGGGTCTGGTCTCCGAGATCCTTCCCGTCTTCGCGCGCAAACCGATCTTCGGTTACAAGGCGATGGTCTGGGCCATGGTGGCGATCGGTTTCCTCGGTTTCGTCGTCTGGGGCCACCACATGTTCGTCAGCGGCATGAACCTGACCCTTGGCGCGATGTTCTCGGTCTCGACGATGATCATCGCTGTCCCGTCGGCCATCAAGACGTTCAACTGGATGGGCACCGTGTGGCGCGGGTCGATCACCTTCACCACGCCGATGCTTTTCGCGCTGGCGTTCGTCTCGATGTTCGTCATCGGCGGTTTGAGCGGCATCTTCATGGCGTCCACGCCCGTGGACCTCTTCATCCACAATTCGTATTTCATCGTCGCGCACATCCACTACGTGCTCTTCGGCGGCAGTCTCTTCGCCGCCTTCGCCGCGATCTATTTTTGGTATCCGAAAATGTTCGGCCGGATGATGGACGAGACCCTCGGGA
Proteins encoded in this region:
- a CDS encoding cytochrome c oxidase subunit I, with the protein product MSTTATTFDSGAAHKDAHHGNHKQSFFFTYIWSLDHKMIGLQYMWTSFFFLLIGGLLAMGIRYQLAYPGVEVPLVGRLLPSSIATDGIILPGGYNMFFTMHATVMVFLVVMPLLIGGFGNYLIPLKIGAGDMAFPTLNEVSYWLYVTSGIIILVSFFVDGGAAQSGWTAYAPLSSTPAYMNHTQLGQSLWGIGLFVNGLSSIAGATNYITTIVNMRAPGMTMFRLPLSVWSLFVTAFLLLLAVPVLSAAAAMLFCDLNFGTTFFAAQGGQPLLWQHLFWFFGHPEVYIMILPAMGLVSEILPVFARKPIFGYKAMVWAMVAIGFLGFVVWGHHMFVSGMNLTLGAMFSVSTMIIAVPSAIKTFNWMGTVWRGSITFTTPMLFALAFVSMFVIGGLSGIFMASTPVDLFIHNSYFIVAHIHYVLFGGSLFAAFAAIYFWYPKMFGRMMDETLGKIHFFATFIFFNLTFFPMHNLGLGGMMRRIADPTLYDHLRALQPINVFVSWAAFGMGLATFIFLWNFIWSLRHGKKAGNNPWDSTTLEWTVPSPPGHGNFDKTPIVYNGPYEYSVPGMAKDFLPQNEKAPEGARLEVH